In Myxococcota bacterium, a single genomic region encodes these proteins:
- a CDS encoding PEP-CTERM sorting domain-containing protein (PEP-CTERM proteins occur, often in large numbers, in the proteomes of bacteria that also encode an exosortase, a predicted intramembrane cysteine proteinase. The presence of a PEP-CTERM domain at a protein's C-terminus predicts cleavage within the sorting domain, followed by covalent anchoring to some some component of the (usually Gram-negative) cell surface. Many PEP-CTERM proteins exhibit an unusual sequence composition that includes large numbers of potential glycosylation sites. Expression of one such protein has been shown restore the ability of a bacterium to form floc, a type of biofilm.): protein MISFSLANKYADSAYSMESGASPVSGEGAAMWRKSAGVLGVVLAVGAVTAKAAPIAYLAQGTIDAVHGSGSPTSFGIGDDFSFQVAFDNNAVDTHASPGAGIFGFDADYTLSLGPATISLTDIVFSLSAVFNSVGSGSVSVGFDASEVSTPLPGFDGFFLRGPSMLLSLAAGGSFDPNVLPVLSLDAPFQPTGLFVVSTCAAESESCSGGYQVRGTLTSIQVVPEPATAALLAGGLVLLASRRRGQLFSV, encoded by the coding sequence GTGATCTCATTCAGCCTTGCCAACAAATATGCAGATAGTGCATACTCGATGGAGTCTGGCGCGAGTCCCGTATCGGGAGAGGGAGCGGCGATGTGGCGGAAATCTGCAGGTGTTCTCGGGGTGGTGTTGGCCGTTGGAGCGGTGACAGCAAAGGCCGCGCCAATCGCCTATCTGGCTCAGGGCACTATCGACGCGGTTCACGGTTCGGGATCGCCCACTAGTTTTGGCATTGGCGACGACTTTTCGTTTCAGGTCGCGTTCGATAACAACGCTGTGGATACGCATGCGTCTCCGGGAGCCGGGATCTTCGGTTTCGATGCCGACTACACGTTGTCCCTGGGCCCCGCGACCATCAGCCTCACGGACATCGTGTTCAGTCTCTCGGCAGTCTTCAACAGTGTCGGGAGCGGTAGTGTTTCAGTTGGCTTCGATGCGTCGGAGGTCTCCACGCCTCTGCCGGGATTCGACGGCTTCTTCTTGCGAGGCCCATCGATGCTGCTGAGTCTGGCAGCCGGCGGGAGCTTTGATCCGAACGTTCTTCCGGTACTGAGTCTGGATGCGCCCTTCCAGCCTACGGGCCTATTCGTCGTCTCGACATGTGCTGCTGAGTCAGAGAGTTGCTCGGGCGGGTATCAAGTGCGAGGCACGTTGACCTCGATCCAGGTCGTACCGGAACCGGCAACCGCGGCTCTACTGGCGGGCGGTCTCGTGCTGTTGGCATCGCGCCGCAGGGGGCAGCTCTTCAGCGTGTAG